One window of Microcoleus vaginatus PCC 9802 genomic DNA carries:
- a CDS encoding ATP-binding cassette domain-containing protein has protein sequence MNSTTLYPTTNPLQIPAPVVSAHQLDHYFGQGQLRKQVLFDINLDVEAGEIVLMTGPSGSGKTTLLTLIGGLRSGQSGSLKILGQEMCKASADQLVKARRKIGYIFQAHNLHRSLTALQNVQMGLEVHGNLSRSQMRDRSAKMLELVGLEQRINYYPEDLSGGQKQRVAIARALVSQPQIVLADEPTAALDSKSGREVVNLMQQLAKEQGCTILLVTHDNRILDIADRILHMEDGKLA, from the coding sequence ATGAACTCTACTACTCTCTACCCAACTACCAACCCATTACAGATTCCTGCACCTGTAGTTTCCGCGCACCAACTCGACCACTACTTCGGTCAAGGTCAACTGCGAAAACAGGTACTTTTTGACATTAATCTCGACGTTGAGGCAGGTGAAATCGTGCTGATGACGGGACCTTCTGGTTCTGGAAAAACCACGCTTTTAACTTTGATTGGCGGGCTGAGATCCGGTCAATCAGGAAGTCTCAAAATTCTCGGTCAAGAAATGTGCAAAGCTAGTGCAGACCAATTGGTAAAGGCGCGGCGCAAAATAGGCTATATTTTTCAGGCGCACAACTTGCACCGCAGTTTGACGGCGCTGCAAAACGTGCAGATGGGTTTGGAAGTTCACGGGAATTTGTCGCGTTCTCAAATGCGCGATCGCTCTGCAAAAATGCTAGAGTTAGTAGGACTGGAACAGCGAATTAACTATTATCCAGAGGATTTGTCGGGAGGACAGAAACAAAGAGTTGCGATCGCCCGGGCTTTGGTCAGTCAACCGCAAATTGTTTTGGCTGATGAACCCACAGCCGCCCTGGACAGCAAATCCGGTCGCGAAGTCGTGAATTTGATGCAGCAACTAGCCAAAGAACAGGGTTGTACTATTTTGTTAGTAACCCACGATAACCGAATTTTGGATATTGCCGATCGCATCCTTCACATGGAAGATGGAAAATTAGCCTAA